Proteins encoded together in one Carassius auratus strain Wakin chromosome 32, ASM336829v1, whole genome shotgun sequence window:
- the LOC113052244 gene encoding E3 ubiquitin-protein ligase TRIM39-like, whose product MPFSRSFLSEEQLLCSICLDVFDNPVSTPCGHNFCMTCIGHYWDSVKHCQCPLCKQTFKRKPDLQINRTLREITEQFKRMKGNPGTSGRNEADREAEEGEKTQETVGSTLRPAQLPGNLLEEMKQRLTRHRAHSNSLASQNESWSEQTVTPNTDSTSDTQPPGFARQVSLRRYTLSGAADAMKVPLCPKHHRNLELFCRSDSECVCVECGQTEHQSHDITCAEKEWQSHKMKIGITENEMQEMTKNRMEKVEEIKQSLVHFKMLSEHEVQRSMQLFGALISSLERSQAGLLEVTEINRLSAEHQAELMIRELEQEITELRRRSTALAKLAQSENYITGLKGFSDISTLKAMKDWTGISLTCDLGTKTIYTSACQLLEQFKEELQRVPEFCLSVSTSLSPVKSLTKVKRIQEYAVDVTLDTNTAHPRLILSEDKKKVWCGEKRQQVPNNRERFDCVVCVLGCEGFSSGRYYWEVEVDGKTDWDLGVASHSCNRKGKIAVSPNNGYWFLSLRDKNNYAFRTEPSTAIPLSLRPQKIGLFVDYEKGQVSFYNVDAKMHIYTFMDIFSGTIYPFFSPCTNKTGRNDAPLVIKPVLMD is encoded by the exons ATGCCATTCTCTCGAAGCTTCCTGTCTGAAGAGCAGCTGCTGTGCTCCATCTGCTTAGACGTGTTTGACAATCCGGTGTCCACGCCATGTGGCCACAACTTCTGCATGACCTGCATCGGCCACTACTGGGACTCAGTGAAGCACTGTCAGTGCCCCCTCTGCAAGCAGACCTTCAAGAGAAAGCCAGATCTCCAAATTAATCGAACTCTCAGAGAGATCACTGAACAGTTCAAGCGGATGAAGGGAAACCCGGGGACTTCTGGAAGGAACGAGGCAGATAGAGAAGCTGAGGAAGGGGAAAAGACACAAGAGACAGTTGGTAGTACACTTAGGCCAGCCCAACTTCCAGGTAATCTTCTTGAGGAAATGAAGCAGAGACTCACACGGCACAGGGCACACAGCAATTCTCTGGCCTCTCAGAATGAATCATGGTCTGAACAAACTGTTACACCAAACACGGATAGTACTAGTGACACCCAGCCACCTGGTTTTGCCAGACAGGTGTCCCTGCGAAGGTATACCTTGAGTGGGGCGGCAGATGCCATGAAAGTCCCCCTTTGTCCAAAACATCACCGAAACCTGGAGCTGTTCTGTCGATCTGATtcggagtgtgtttgtgttgagtGTGGACAAACCGAACACCAGTCACATGACATCACATGTGCCGAGAAAGAGTGGCAAAGTCATAAG ATGAAGATTGGTATCACAGAGAACGAGATGCAGGAGATGACCAAGAACAGGATGGAGAAAGTGGAGGAGATCAAACAatcactagttcattttaaa ATGCTGTCAGAGCATGAGGTGCAGCGCAGTATGCAGCTGTTTGGGGCTTTGATAAGCTCCCTCGAGCGCAGTCAGGCCGGGCTGCTGGAAGTGACTGAGATAAACCGTCTCTCAGCAGAGCACCAGGCTGAGCTCATGATCAGagagctggagcaggagatcacagAACTGAGGAGGAGAAGCACAGCACTGGCCAAACTGGCCCAGTCTGAAAATTATATCACCGGACTGAAG GGCTTCTCTGACATCAGCACTCTCAAGGCAATGAAAGACTGGACGGGTATCTCACTGACCTGTGACCTTGGAACGAAAACAATTTACACCTCTGCCTGTCAGCTACTGGAACAGTTTAAGGAGGAGCTTCAGAGAGTACCTGAATTCT GCCTCTCTGTGTCCACTAGCCTATCACCTGTGAAATCACTCACAA AAGTGAAGAGAATACAGGAATATGCAG TGGATGTGACCCTGGACACCAACACTGCTCATCCACGTCTCATCCTATCAGAAGACAAGAAGAAGGTGTGGTGTGGTGAAAAGCGTCAACAAGTTCCCAACAACCGTGAGCGCTTCGACTGTGTAGTCTGTGTCCTGGGCTGCGAGGGATTCAGCAGTGGCCGATACTACTGGGAGGTGGAGGTGGATGGAAAGACTGACTGGGATCTGGGAGTGGCGAGTCATTCCTGCAACAGAAAGGGTAAGATCGCAGTCAGCCCCAACAATGGCTATTGGTTTCTTAGCCTGCGGGACAAGAACAACTATGCCTTTAGGACTGAGCCTTCCACTGCCATTCCCCTGAGCCTGAGACCTCAGAAGATAGGGCTATTTGTGGACTATGAAAAAGGCCAAGTGTCCTTTTATAATGTGGATGCAAAGATGCACATCTACACATTTATGGACATCTTCTCTGGGACTATTTACCCATTTTTCAGTCCCTGTACCAACAAAACAGGCAGAAATGATGCTCCACTGGTGATCAAGCCTGTCCTTATGGACTGA
- the LOC113052242 gene encoding putative transcription factor Ovo-like 1: MPRAFLVKKTWNSLGKRNWSDLPDHERGDIYIPVSMSPVALREETEASPAEVALCLSTRKDHSIYTYNQMYTNDPGAVVPAAELPSCTALGQSPETEHIRSTHNNTYERTKIKVTTGELPKEVPAIVPSVTTSTPASIATSCSPPAAKSPSVQLSGGTYVCQVCQKVFQFQRMLNRHLKCHSEQKRHLCDFCGKGFNDTFDLKRHVRTHTGVRPYKCNLCEKAFTQRCSLESHMKKIHGVMQQYAYKERRSKLYVCEECGLTASTQDALLHHLHTKHPNNLLLRAKGARRLSPVGNATKDDISQPGSPLSNNSDDTVGSGGR; this comes from the exons ATGCCACGAGCTTTTCTAGTGAAGAAAACGTGGAATTCACTCGGCAAGAGAAACTGGAGCGATCTACCGGATCATGAACGCGGAGACATTTATATTCCAG TCTCCATGTCTCCCGTTGCGCTCCGAGAGGAGACCGAAGCCAGTCCAGCAGAGGTGGCACTGTGCCTGTCCACTCGCAAGGACCACAGCATATACACGTACAACCAGATGTACACCAATGACCCCGGTGCAGTGGTTCCTGCCGCTGagctcccatcatgcactgctctAGGCCAGAGTCCAGAGACCGAGCACATCCGAAGCACACACAACAATACATATGAGCGCACTAAAATAAAG GTCACCACAGGTGAGCTTCCCAAAGAGGTTCCAGCTATTGTTCCTAGCGTAACTACCAGTACACCTGCTTCTATAGCAACATCTTGCTCCCCTCCTGCCGCTAAGTCGCCTTCAGTGCAGTTGAGTGGTGGTACTTATGTTTGCCAGGTGTGTCAAAAAGTTTTCCAGTTCCAGCGCATGCTAAACAGACACCTGAAATGTCACAGCGAGCAGAAGAGACACCTGTGCGACTTTTGTGGAAAGGGCTTTAACGACACCTTTGATCTCAAGAGGCACGTCCGCACACACACAG GTGTTCGTCCATATAAGTGCAATCTCTGCGAGAAGGCCTTCACTCAGCGCTGCTCTCTGGAGTCACACATGAAGAAGATTCATGGTGTCATGCAGCAGTACGCTTACAAAGAGCGCCGCAGCAAGCTGTACGTCTGTGAAGAGTGCGGCCTTACGGCTTCTACCCAGGATGCATTGCTGCATCACCTCCACACTAAACATCCAAACAATCTCCTCCTGCGGGCCAAGGGGGCACGAAGACTGTCACCAGTGGGGAATGCTACTAAAGATGACATCTCCCAACCTGGTTCCCCTCTCTCTAATAATAGTGATGATACTGTAGGGTCAGGAGGGAGGTAG
- the mus81 gene encoding crossover junction endonuclease MUS81: MLDANMPTDQVCLGRKRPVPSCPNPLFLQWLTELRDSAKEKGLKTQYVYQKAINSLKKYPLPLKNGKEAKILQNFGDGICKILDERLQKHYRENGQGPQFSADGSDAPIHLAPSFQRSNMASSKQMEAPTNEPSGNLSEHMKRTQREVRKEKGTKKKREYVPQKRSGGYAVLLTLYRHAQMPGSKGFMFRNELQTEAQPLCEKSFTVPDLGSKYTAWSSVSTLIQKDLLVKTHNPARYSLTDQGLALAEKLDSEETGMDKEHVEQMSEEEHARDGPDVVDLTLEEEEEQQEEKERCRSSKSLERPVPALSVNQARGQISESDAAGKPQTLETGRAAMGWHLPPGSYEIVLCVDVIETTGGSSGRKQELVKELQRNCVTFDIRKLNVGDFLWVAREKVTPVPGQLRPPVGKELVLDYIIERKRMDDLCGSIIDGRFREQKFRLKRCGLRKPIYLVEECGSAAAHLSIPESTLQQAIANTQVVDGFFVKRVQDVKESAAYLTIMTRYLQKLYHNCTLFCRSRELEGDGGDESEQTENLSCSLMTFTEFNYGAIKNKCQTVREVFARQLMQISGVSGDKAAAVLEHYSTVSSLLQAYDQCSSESEKEKLLSSIKYGKLKRNLGPALSRTIYQLYCTHGPLS, encoded by the exons ATGCTCGATGCAAATATGCCGACGGATCAGGTGTGTCTGGGTCGCAAGCGCCCGGTACCTTCATGCCCAAACCCTCTATTCCTGCAGTGGTTAACAGAGTTGCGTGACAGCGCCAAAGAGAAAGGCCTGAAAACGCAGTACGTGTATCAGAAG GCCATAAACTCTTTGAAAAAATATCCTCTGCCGTTGAAAAACGGGAAAGAGGCGAAGATCCTGCAGAATTTCGGTGACGGGATCTGCAAGATTTTGGACGAGCGACTGCAGAAGCATTATAGAGAAAACGGTCAGGGACCTCAATTTAGTGCAGACG GTTCTGATGCTCCAATCCACTTGGCTCCTTCTTTCCAGAGGAGCAACATGGCTTCCTCCAAACAGATGGAAGCACCCACAAATGAACCTTCGGGAAACTTGAGTGAACATATG AAGCGAACACAAAGAGAAGTAAGAAAGGAGAAGGGAACTAAGAAAAAGAGAGAGTATGTGCCGCAGAAGAGGTCTGGAGGTTACGCTGTACTGCTCACTTTGTATAGACACGCACAG ATGCCTGGCAGTAAAGGCTTCATGTTTAGGAATGAACTACAAACTGAGGCACAACCCTTGTGTGAGAAGTCCTTCACAGTG CCTGATCTTGGTAGCAAGTACACTGCATGGTCCTCGGTGAGCACACTCATTCAGAAAGACCTTCTGGTGAAGACACACAATCCTGCCAG gtaTTCATTGACCGATCAGGGTCTGGCTCTAGCCGAGAAGCTGGATTCTGAAGAGACGGGGATGGATAAAGAACATGTGGAGCAAATGAGTGAAGAGGAGCATGCTCGGGATGGACCAGATGTCGTAGACCTGACtttagaggaggaggaggagcagcaggaagAAAAAGAGCGTTG TCGGTCCAGCAAGTCTTTAGAAAGGCCTGTCCCAGCTCTTTCTGTAAACCAGGCCAGAGGTCAGATCTCTGAATCAGATGCCGCGGGAAAACCTCAGACCCTAGAGACGGGGAGAGCAGCAATGGGTTGGCATCTTCCACCTGGCTCTTATGAGATTGTGTTGTGTGTCGACGTCATCGAAACAACAGG GGGAAGCAGTGGTCGCAAACAAGAATTGGTTAAGGAATTGCAAAGGAATTGTGTGACCTTTGACATCAGGAAACTGAATGTGGGCGATTTTCTTTGGGTGGCACGTGAGAAAGTGACACCTGTTCCTG GACAGCTTCGTCCACCTGTGGGGAAAGAGTTGGTGCTTGATTACATAATTGAGAGGAAGAGGATGGATGATCTGTGTGGAAGCATTATAGATGGACGCTTCAGAGAGCAAAAG TTTCGACTGAAGAGGTGTGGTCTGCGTAAGCCCATTTATCTGGTGGAGGAGTGCGGATCAGCGGCGGCTCATCTCAGTATACCTGAGAGTACATTACAACAAGCAATAGCCAATACACAG GTGGTTGACGGCTTCTTTGTGAAGCGTGTACAGGATGTGAAAGAGTCTGCTGCTTACCTCACCATCATGACCAGATACCTCCAGAAACTCTACCAT AATTGCACGTTATTCTGTCGCTCCAGAGAACTGGAGGGCGATGGAGGAGATGAGAGTGAGCAAACGGAAAACCTTTCTTGTTCTCTCATGACCTTCACAGAATTTAACTATGGGGCTATTAAGAACAAG TGCCAGACAGTGCGAGAAGTGTTTGCACGACAGCTTATGCAGATCAGTGGAGTCTCTGGTGATAAAGCAGCCGCTGTTCTTGAGCACTACAGCACAGTCAGCAG TTTATTGCAAGCATATGATCAGTGCTCCAGTGAATCAGAAAAAGAGAAGCTGCTTTCATCCATCAAATATGGAAAACTCAAAag gaATCTCGGACCAGCCTTGAGCCGCACTATATATCAGCTTTACTGTACGCATGGACCTCTGTCATAG
- the tmem179ba gene encoding transmembrane protein 179B has translation MALPWPLLLELLLYGSCFICGIVTAASVTISQGSFDGKCMLYGSVHLNSSSIAVLSSSSPSLCYFVSAISVCVAVFCFSLTLYWIYIACFDGEVKREKLWMNITLGLCGVFLFFLLVTGCILKIGRDRLCDSVIQTVKDITKCEEAQNKPWMSPTNGSQFYTRLHSAETAVWVNFFFWLIIAVLVLIQRNKGSEVRTVDADPAATPSETEPLFNPAGHS, from the exons ATGGCGCTTCCGTGGCCTCTGCTGCTGGAGCTGCTGTTGTACGGGAGCTGTTTTATCTGCGGGATCGTCACAGCCGCCTCTGTTACAATCTCACAG GGCAGTTTTGATGGGAAGTGCATGCTGTATGGTTCAGTGCATCTGAACTCCTCATCCATCGCTGTGCTTTCATCCAGTTCTCCCTCCCTTTGTTACTTTGTGTCAGCCATCTCCGTGTGTGTGGCTGTCTTCTGCTTTTCACTCACTCTCTACTGGATCTACATCGCCTGTTTTGACGGAGAAGTGAAAAG AGAGAAATTATGGATGAATATTACCCTTGGCTTGTGTGgagtcttcctcttcttcctcttggTGACGGGATGCATCCTGAAAATCGGCCGAGACCGACTGTGTGACTCAGTGATTCAGACAGTGAAGGATATAACCAA GTGTGAAGAAGCACAGAATAAGCCTTGGATGAGCCCTACAAATGGGAGCCAGTTCTACACCAGACTACACAGTGCAGAG aCAGCAGTATGGGTGAATTTCTTCTTTTGGTTGATCATAGCAGTTCTGGTGCTGATCCAGCGTAACAAAGGGTCAGAAGTCCGGACAGTAGATGCAGACCCAGCAGCGACTCCTTCTGAAACTGAGCCCTTGTTCAACCCCGCAGGACACTCTTAG
- the LOC113052237 gene encoding transmembrane protein 151B-like isoform X2: MQEATADGEEPILNRAEREEQRPVKQSLAVSLCRESNWKCLLLTLLMFGCFGTLVWCKLCKVPVLAPTEPEAAVVEPGDPSTTSAISNVYIPLEVDLDSPCSSGYIYIPLAFLAMLYVVYLVECWHCYSKTAMLAQAEVAEVYERVQRLQQATPCIWWKAISYHYVRRTRQVTRYRNGDAYTTTQVYHERVNTHAASSEFDYARYGVKDVSKELRGLMDYPAIQLRFTKCFSFASARAEAAYLTQRARFFGENEGLDDYMEAREGMHLKNVDFREHILAFPDSSRKPWYARCKIFWLASTLLLSWPFRVVAEYRTAYVHYHVEKLFGEADDNSRGDVTENGGGNENGNGPGSGTGSSYRAISRVNTVDMTELEWHIRCNQQMVPSYSEALLMDPGSGGNQGTNTPPVGQGTNSTVGGPTLPVAFASAYLLQNCPRCRRTTSSASLPSRLRGPTAALLSGTMGGMRASGSGVGPGGPGRLVLSRSGFSLGRLQAPRPSSLFHSRSVGGGLATRGEEASGGGGFLGLGTRQDEESRRVLGGEVDEDEEVPNVVDREGVERDGEEREQQEDAEDDEAREGDGPPRYQDAFFFPVLIVHGEESCHSDDD, encoded by the exons ATGCAGGAGGCGACGGCAGATGGAGAGGAGCCCATTCTGAACCGAGCTGAGAGGGAAGAG CAGCGTCCAGTGAAGCAGTCCTTGGCTGTCTCTCTGTGTCGTGAGTCTAACTGGAAGTGTCTTCTCCTCACTCTGCTCATGTTTGGGTGTTTTGGTACATTGGTCTGGTGCAAGCTGTGCAAAGTTCCAGTGCTAGCTCCAACAGAGCCAGAGGCTGCCGTTGTGGAGCCTGGAGACCCCTCTACGACCTCAGCAATCTCCAATGTCTATATCCCCTTAGAAGTGGATCTGGATAGTCCCTGTTCCAGCGGCTACATTTATATTCCTCTCGCTTTCTTGGCCATGCTGTATGTGGTCTACCTGGTGGAATGCTGGCACTGCTACTCCAAGACAGCCATGTTGGCTCAAGCAGAGGTTGCAGAGGTGTATGAGCGTGTACAGAGGCTGCAGCAAGCAACACCATGCATTTGGTGGAAGGCCATCAGTTATCACTATGTGCGACGGACAAGACAGGTAACGCGCTACCGCAACGGGGATGCCTATACCACTACGCAAGTGTATCATGAGCGTGTAAACACGCATGCTGCAAGCTCTGAGTTTGACTATGCGAGGTATGGCGTCAAAGATGTTTCAAAGGAGCTTAGAGGCCTAATGGATTACCCAGCAATACAGCTGCGCTTCACCAAATGCTTTAGTTTCGCCAGTGCACGAGCGGAGGCTGCCTACCTCACCCAGCGTGCACGATTTTTTGGTGAAAACGAAGGACTAGATGATTACATGGAGGCACGGGAGGGAATGCATTTGAAGAATGTGGACTTCCGTGAGCACATCCTTGCTTTTCCAGACTCATCCAGAAAGCCCTGGTATGCCAGGTGTAAAATTTTCTGGCTGGCCTCAACCCTGCTCCTGTCCTGGCCATTTCGGGTTGTTGCAGAGTATCGTACTGCATATGTGCACTACCATGTAGAGAAATTGTTTGGTGAGGCTGATGATAACAGTAGGGGTGACGTAACTGAGAATGGTGGAGGCAACGAGAATGGAAACGGACCTGGGTCTGGGACTGGATCGAGCTATCGTGCCATTTCACGTGTCAATACGGTAGACATGACAGAGCTGGAGTGGCACATTCGCTGCAACCAGCAGATGGTGCCAAGCTACTCTGAGGCTCTGTTGATGGATCCTGGTTCAGGCGGTAACCAAGGTACCAACACTCCTCCAGTTGGGCAAGGCACTAACTCAACAGTGGGCGGCCCAACTCTTCCAGTGGCCTTCGCTTCGGCCTACTTGCTCCAGAATTGTCCTCGTTGCCGCCGCACCACAAGCAGTGCTTCCCTGCCATCCCGGCTGAGAGGCCCGACTGCAGCCCTGCTGAGTGGAACCATGGGTGGGATGAGAGCTAGTGGATCAGGAGTTGGTCCTGGAGGACCGGGTCGGCTCGTTCTGAGCAGGAGTGGGTTCTCATTAGGACGGCTCCAAGCTCCTCGGCCATCATCCCTCTTCCACTCCCGAAGTGTCGGTGGAGGACTTGCGACAAGAGGAGAAGAGGCAAGTGGGGGAGGTGGTTTCTTAGGTTTGGGAACCAGACAAGATGAAGAGAGCAGAAGAGTGCTGGGGGGAGAGgttgatgaggatgaggaggtgCCAAATGTGGTGGACAGAGAAGGAGTTGAGAGAGATGGGGAGGAAAGAGAACAACAGGAGGATGCAGAAGATGATGAAGCCAGGGAGGGAGACGGACCTCCTAGATATCAGGATGCCTTTTTCTTCCCGGTGTTGATTGTGCATGGAGAGGAGAGTTGCCATTCAG ATGATGACTGA
- the LOC113052237 gene encoding transmembrane protein 151B-like isoform X1 produces MQEATADGEEPILNRAEREEQRPVKQSLAVSLCRESNWKCLLLTLLMFGCFGTLVWCKLCKVPVLAPTEPEAAVVEPGDPSTTSAISNVYIPLEVDLDSPCSSGYIYIPLAFLAMLYVVYLVECWHCYSKTAMLAQAEVAEVYERVQRLQQATPCIWWKAISYHYVRRTRQVTRYRNGDAYTTTQVYHERVNTHAASSEFDYARYGVKDVSKELRGLMDYPAIQLRFTKCFSFASARAEAAYLTQRARFFGENEGLDDYMEAREGMHLKNVDFREHILAFPDSSRKPWYARCKIFWLASTLLLSWPFRVVAEYRTAYVHYHVEKLFGEADDNSRGDVTENGGGNENGNGPGSGTGSSYRAISRVNTVDMTELEWHIRCNQQMVPSYSEALLMDPGSGGNQGTNTPPVGQGTNSTVGGPTLPVAFASAYLLQNCPRCRRTTSSASLPSRLRGPTAALLSGTMGGMRASGSGVGPGGPGRLVLSRSGFSLGRLQAPRPSSLFHSRSVGGGLATRGEEASGGGGFLGLGTRQDEESRRVLGGEVDEDEEVPNVVDREGVERDGEEREQQEDAEDDEAREGDGPPRYQDAFFFPVLIVHGEESCHSGEDIS; encoded by the exons ATGCAGGAGGCGACGGCAGATGGAGAGGAGCCCATTCTGAACCGAGCTGAGAGGGAAGAG CAGCGTCCAGTGAAGCAGTCCTTGGCTGTCTCTCTGTGTCGTGAGTCTAACTGGAAGTGTCTTCTCCTCACTCTGCTCATGTTTGGGTGTTTTGGTACATTGGTCTGGTGCAAGCTGTGCAAAGTTCCAGTGCTAGCTCCAACAGAGCCAGAGGCTGCCGTTGTGGAGCCTGGAGACCCCTCTACGACCTCAGCAATCTCCAATGTCTATATCCCCTTAGAAGTGGATCTGGATAGTCCCTGTTCCAGCGGCTACATTTATATTCCTCTCGCTTTCTTGGCCATGCTGTATGTGGTCTACCTGGTGGAATGCTGGCACTGCTACTCCAAGACAGCCATGTTGGCTCAAGCAGAGGTTGCAGAGGTGTATGAGCGTGTACAGAGGCTGCAGCAAGCAACACCATGCATTTGGTGGAAGGCCATCAGTTATCACTATGTGCGACGGACAAGACAGGTAACGCGCTACCGCAACGGGGATGCCTATACCACTACGCAAGTGTATCATGAGCGTGTAAACACGCATGCTGCAAGCTCTGAGTTTGACTATGCGAGGTATGGCGTCAAAGATGTTTCAAAGGAGCTTAGAGGCCTAATGGATTACCCAGCAATACAGCTGCGCTTCACCAAATGCTTTAGTTTCGCCAGTGCACGAGCGGAGGCTGCCTACCTCACCCAGCGTGCACGATTTTTTGGTGAAAACGAAGGACTAGATGATTACATGGAGGCACGGGAGGGAATGCATTTGAAGAATGTGGACTTCCGTGAGCACATCCTTGCTTTTCCAGACTCATCCAGAAAGCCCTGGTATGCCAGGTGTAAAATTTTCTGGCTGGCCTCAACCCTGCTCCTGTCCTGGCCATTTCGGGTTGTTGCAGAGTATCGTACTGCATATGTGCACTACCATGTAGAGAAATTGTTTGGTGAGGCTGATGATAACAGTAGGGGTGACGTAACTGAGAATGGTGGAGGCAACGAGAATGGAAACGGACCTGGGTCTGGGACTGGATCGAGCTATCGTGCCATTTCACGTGTCAATACGGTAGACATGACAGAGCTGGAGTGGCACATTCGCTGCAACCAGCAGATGGTGCCAAGCTACTCTGAGGCTCTGTTGATGGATCCTGGTTCAGGCGGTAACCAAGGTACCAACACTCCTCCAGTTGGGCAAGGCACTAACTCAACAGTGGGCGGCCCAACTCTTCCAGTGGCCTTCGCTTCGGCCTACTTGCTCCAGAATTGTCCTCGTTGCCGCCGCACCACAAGCAGTGCTTCCCTGCCATCCCGGCTGAGAGGCCCGACTGCAGCCCTGCTGAGTGGAACCATGGGTGGGATGAGAGCTAGTGGATCAGGAGTTGGTCCTGGAGGACCGGGTCGGCTCGTTCTGAGCAGGAGTGGGTTCTCATTAGGACGGCTCCAAGCTCCTCGGCCATCATCCCTCTTCCACTCCCGAAGTGTCGGTGGAGGACTTGCGACAAGAGGAGAAGAGGCAAGTGGGGGAGGTGGTTTCTTAGGTTTGGGAACCAGACAAGATGAAGAGAGCAGAAGAGTGCTGGGGGGAGAGgttgatgaggatgaggaggtgCCAAATGTGGTGGACAGAGAAGGAGTTGAGAGAGATGGGGAGGAAAGAGAACAACAGGAGGATGCAGAAGATGATGAAGCCAGGGAGGGAGACGGACCTCCTAGATATCAGGATGCCTTTTTCTTCCCGGTGTTGATTGTGCATGGAGAGGAGAGTTGCCATTCAGGTGAGGACATTTCCTGA